ATGCTTCTGCCCGTAAATGAAGATAGAGCGAACGAAGAGGCCGGGCCCGATCCCAGAGAGGAGCTGGTCGCGCACCTTCTTGAATACAAGCGTTATAGGGAAGCCGCCGAGACCCTTGCCTCGGTGCCGATGTTGGAACGGGACATCTTTGTGAGAGAGGCCGGAGACGAAGATGTAGACCTGCCCAAATCGAGACAGCCGCTTGAGGTAGGACTGCCTGAACTACTGGAGGCCCTCCGAGGCCTCCTGGCCCGCACGTCACGCCGCGACTTAATCGAATTGGAACCCGATCGCCTCCTTGTCAAGGACAAGATCAACCACATCCTGGGACGGATCGGGTCTCAGGATTGGATCACCTTTGCTTCCCTTTTCGAAGACGATCTGTCGCGGCTCAGCGTAGTGACAACGCTTCTGGCATTGCTCGAAATAGTAAAACTGCAATTAGTGAGGATATATCAGGACGTTCCCTTTGGGACGATACTGATTTCGAGGCGTGTGGCCGTGGACTCGGAAACCGATTCCGGGTCGGATTCCGTGCAGACGGTTACAGCGTACGCTGGCGAATGAAATCTCGTAATATTTCGCATTGAAGGAGATGGCCTAGTCACGCGAGGGGTATGACGCTCGAATCCGGTTAGGCTAAACGTTAGAGTGCATCGCTTGGTCTTTTGCCGACCCAGAGTGAAGGTTTCCAGCATCGTCGTGACCTTTCAGCCCTTCGAGGGTAGGAATGTTTTTGTGGGGCAGGCTTTCCAGCCTGCCAGCTCTCAGATGTCAATAATGGCAGGCTGGAAAGCCTGCCCCACAGTCCTCCGGCATCGGCACGATGTGAAGCCCCCATCCATAGCTGAATGGTCAGCGTCGTCGGGGAATTTCGTAGATACCCCCATTGCTTTCATCCAGTTCCCGCCAGCTCAGATTTCTTCCACCGT
The genomic region above belongs to Desulfomonile tiedjei and contains:
- a CDS encoding segregation/condensation protein A, with the translated sequence MSYEVKLEIFEGPLDLLLHLIHRNEVSITDIPIALIAQQYLQTIELMKSLNLDVAGEYLVMAAYLTHIKSQMLLPVNEDRANEEAGPDPREELVAHLLEYKRYREAAETLASVPMLERDIFVREAGDEDVDLPKSRQPLEVGLPELLEALRGLLARTSRRDLIELEPDRLLVKDKINHILGRIGSQDWITFASLFEDDLSRLSVVTTLLALLEIVKLQLVRIYQDVPFGTILISRRVAVDSETDSGSDSVQTVTAYAGE